A stretch of the Bacteroidota bacterium genome encodes the following:
- a CDS encoding HU family DNA-binding protein — translation MNKAELVDAISAEAKLTKADAQRALDAFVNATTKALKKGDRVALVGFGSFSISKRAARVGRNPQTGKAIKIAAKKVAKFKAGADLAKTVNK, via the coding sequence ATGAACAAAGCAGAATTGGTTGACGCTATCTCAGCAGAAGCGAAATTAACAAAAGCAGATGCTCAAAGAGCATTAGATGCATTCGTAAACGCTACAACAAAAGCACTTAAAAAAGGTGACAGAGTTGCATTAGTTGGTTTCGGATCTTTCTCTATCTCTAAAAGAGCTGCTAGAGTTGGTCGCAACCCACAAACTGGAAAAGCAATTAAAATTGCTGCTAAAAAAGTTGCTAAGTTTAAAGCTGGCGCTGATTTAGCTAAAACAGTTAACAAATAG
- a CDS encoding agmatinase family protein, with translation MSKQDKINNFDPNSLGDANNNIYGLPFTVDEAEVVILPVPWEVTVSYSGGTALGPQVVYNASYQVDLFDPKIPDAWKIGLAMDTISDDIASKSESLRRKAETYIELLQEGDSPESNDEMENIRQLINAECVKMNNWVKEKSLSFMDKNKIVALLGGDHSTPLGLMQALAEKNNSFAILQIDAHADLRDAYEGFEFSHASIMFNALKIPQVSKLVQVGIRDYCQAEFDIIKNSNGRIHTFFDRDIKHRQLDGATWTTICNDIIAQLPNEVYLSFDIDGLDPKLCPSTGTPVAGGFEFEQILMLIEKIVDSGKRIIAFDINEVAPGGDEWDANVGARLLYRIANMVAKSNGRA, from the coding sequence ATGAGCAAGCAAGATAAAATAAACAATTTCGATCCCAACAGTTTGGGGGATGCAAATAACAATATTTATGGTTTACCGTTTACGGTGGACGAAGCTGAGGTTGTCATTCTTCCTGTACCTTGGGAAGTAACCGTATCTTACAGTGGTGGAACTGCGTTAGGTCCTCAAGTAGTATACAACGCTTCCTACCAAGTAGATTTATTTGACCCTAAAATTCCAGATGCATGGAAAATTGGATTAGCCATGGATACCATCTCTGATGATATCGCTAGCAAAAGTGAAAGTCTTAGAAGGAAAGCAGAGACCTACATTGAATTGTTACAAGAAGGAGATTCCCCTGAGTCGAATGACGAAATGGAAAACATCCGTCAACTCATCAATGCCGAATGTGTAAAAATGAATAATTGGGTGAAGGAAAAATCACTTTCCTTTATGGATAAAAACAAAATAGTTGCCTTGTTGGGTGGTGACCACTCTACTCCACTTGGATTAATGCAAGCGTTAGCTGAAAAGAATAACTCTTTTGCAATTTTACAAATTGACGCGCATGCTGATTTACGCGATGCATACGAAGGATTTGAATTCTCCCATGCTTCTATCATGTTTAATGCACTTAAAATACCGCAAGTATCCAAACTGGTTCAAGTTGGAATTCGTGATTATTGTCAAGCTGAATTTGACATCATCAAAAATTCGAACGGGAGAATACATACTTTTTTCGACAGAGATATCAAACACAGACAATTGGATGGAGCAACCTGGACAACGATTTGTAATGATATCATTGCACAGTTACCCAATGAAGTGTATCTAAGTTTTGATATTGACGGGTTAGACCCAAAACTTTGTCCGAGTACAGGAACACCTGTTGCAGGAGGATTTGAGTTTGAACAGATTTTAATGTTAATAGAAAAAATTGTTGACTCCGGCAAACGGATCATTGCATTTGATATCAATGAAGTTGCTCCGGGTGGTGACGAATGGGACGCAAATGTTGGAGCTCGATTGTTGTATCGTATCGCAAACATGGTTGCAAAATCGAATGGCAGAGCATAA